A genomic segment from Octopus sinensis linkage group LG4, ASM634580v1, whole genome shotgun sequence encodes:
- the LOC118763046 gene encoding uncharacterized protein LOC118763046 produces MKNIRNMEKPSFTLMILLATIRFTSSSSVTFEQHGCESLFTTTIKNLSELVTFSNIPLNLSFKKQVSDFPVVYSLPVDMINNVTEIKWEASYQSTIQNFTAPVPATCCVGSTTPRSINCIDVNITCPSNQCSSAKPWNVYEDFYKMNCKDCACTYCYKGGLALHQLVCRICFLRR; encoded by the exons ATGAAAAATATTAGGAATATGGAGAAACCATCTTTTACATTGATGATTTTACTGGCTACCATACGTTTTACTTCATCATCTTCAG tTACCTTTGAACAGCATGGTTGTGAATCACTCTTTACTACCACCATAAAAAATTTATCTGAACTGGTAACATTCTCCAATATCCCGTTAAATTTAAGTTTCAAAAAACAAGTGTCAGATTTTCCGGTAGTTTATTCTTTACCGGTAGACATGATAAATAATGTGACGGAAATAAAATGGGAAGCAAGTTACCAGTCAACCATCCAAAATTTTACAGCGCCAGTTCCAG CAACTTGTTGTGTAGGATCTACTACTCCCAGAAGTATCAACTGCATAGATGTAAATATCACATGCCCATCTAATcaatgttcttcagcaaaaccaTGGAATGTATACGAAGACTTCTACAAAATGAACTGCAAAGACTGTGCTTGTACATATTGTTACAAAGGTGGACTTGCACTGCATCAATTGGTATGTAGAATTTGTTTTTTGAGACGATAA